Proteins encoded in a region of the Streptomyces sp. PCS3-D2 genome:
- a CDS encoding helix-turn-helix transcriptional regulator, producing MAKPNDEDGAQTPEEFAREELRGKREAAGLTQEGLGERIFATGAYVGMMESGRRRLRPEIAKLIDRELNTGDYFFRLARAFKSKHIEYFAAVAELEGLATATYEYACMLVPGLLQTDDYARAVIRAASPTALSERVEALVAARTERARLLVDPETPEMWVVLHESVLRTTVGGPAVMAAQLRHIASYVRAHRITVQVVPFSAGAHGALNSMVRIIQFPDAPDVAYTEGPHAGQLLDYPALVQRYWRSYDLARAAALSPEVSLNLIESVAEEYATCAQT from the coding sequence ATGGCCAAGCCGAATGACGAGGACGGGGCACAGACGCCGGAGGAGTTCGCCCGTGAGGAACTGCGGGGCAAGCGGGAGGCCGCGGGCTTGACCCAGGAGGGGCTGGGCGAGCGGATCTTCGCCACGGGGGCCTACGTCGGGATGATGGAGAGCGGGCGGCGCCGACTGCGCCCGGAGATCGCCAAGCTCATCGACAGAGAGCTGAACACAGGGGACTACTTCTTCCGCCTGGCCCGGGCCTTCAAGTCCAAGCACATCGAGTACTTCGCCGCCGTGGCCGAGCTGGAAGGGCTGGCGACGGCCACCTACGAGTACGCCTGCATGCTGGTTCCCGGACTGCTCCAGACGGACGATTACGCGCGGGCGGTCATCCGGGCAGCCAGCCCGACCGCGCTGTCAGAGCGCGTTGAAGCCCTGGTCGCGGCGCGCACCGAACGTGCTCGACTCCTCGTCGATCCGGAGACGCCCGAGATGTGGGTGGTTCTGCACGAGTCGGTGCTCCGGACGACCGTCGGAGGGCCTGCTGTGATGGCCGCACAGTTGCGGCACATCGCTTCGTACGTCCGGGCGCACCGGATCACCGTGCAGGTGGTGCCGTTCTCGGCCGGCGCCCATGGCGCCCTGAACTCGATGGTGCGCATCATCCAGTTCCCGGACGCGCCCGATGTCGCCTATACGGAGGGACCCCATGCGGGGCAACTGCTCGACTATCCGGCCCTGGTTCAGCGCTACTGGAGGTCATACGATCTTGCCAGGGCTGCTGCGTTGTCACCGGAGGTGTCCCTGAACCTGATCGAGTCGGTGGCGGAGGAGTACGCGACATGCGCGCAGACGTGA
- a CDS encoding DUF397 domain-containing protein, which produces MRADVNGLSWRKSSYSNGEGGDCVEVSDDLPGPIRVRDSKLADTGPVLAFPAASWALFVAAVRFPVPLPFHRAGAGARSVPPGGAERGPGRGGSVPVGIPAGAGAEARAAY; this is translated from the coding sequence ATGCGCGCAGACGTGAACGGCCTGTCCTGGCGCAAGTCCTCGTACAGCAACGGCGAAGGAGGCGACTGCGTCGAGGTGTCAGACGACCTTCCCGGCCCGATCCGCGTCCGTGACAGCAAGCTGGCCGACACCGGCCCGGTTCTCGCGTTCCCCGCCGCCTCATGGGCGTTGTTCGTCGCGGCCGTGCGGTTCCCGGTTCCTCTCCCGTTCCACCGAGCAGGAGCGGGCGCGCGCTCCGTTCCGCCGGGCGGTGCGGAGCGGGGACCCGGCCGGGGCGGCTCGGTGCCGGTCGGGATTCCGGCAGGCGCCGGCGCGGAGGCACGGGCCGCCTACTGA
- a CDS encoding HIT family protein, which yields MTTPHCYACSQEAVFDDLPPRECVAHDRQWRVAHAFNTALPGWLVLLPRRHVLTVHDLTAAEASSLGVWQVRLSRALRSVTGCAKTYVVQFAEAEGFAHVHFHIVPRTADLPPEHRGPGVFELLRRPEHERVTTGQADRMALSLRDRLNGYPDAQ from the coding sequence ATGACGACTCCCCACTGCTATGCGTGCAGCCAGGAGGCCGTGTTCGACGACCTTCCACCACGCGAGTGCGTGGCACACGACCGGCAATGGCGGGTGGCGCACGCCTTCAACACCGCATTGCCCGGCTGGCTGGTGCTGCTGCCGCGGCGCCACGTCCTCACGGTTCACGACCTCACCGCCGCCGAGGCATCGTCCCTGGGGGTGTGGCAGGTGAGACTCTCCCGGGCGCTGCGGAGCGTGACCGGTTGCGCCAAGACCTACGTCGTCCAGTTCGCCGAGGCCGAAGGCTTCGCGCACGTTCACTTCCACATCGTTCCGCGCACAGCGGATCTGCCGCCCGAGCATCGCGGGCCGGGTGTTTTCGAGCTGCTCCGGCGACCGGAGCACGAGCGGGTGACGACCGGGCAGGCCGACCGGATGGCCCTCTCCCTCCGTGACCGGCTGAACGGATACCCGGACGCTCAGTAG
- a CDS encoding pyridoxamine 5'-phosphate oxidase family protein — MTHTSWAVFEKAEPDLAAAVQARFAQYPHHVLATLRKDGSPRVTGLNVDIRGGELWLGMMAGSMKARDLQRDPRFALHTNPGEGETMPDGDVRISGRAVELVDPPELHRYAEETETPHPFHLFYADLTEVVHIGIEGDDLVVRTWLPDHSLRTQRRGTDDEPPREDPAPEDEPGGGGLPRSGAAPGA, encoded by the coding sequence ATGACGCATACCAGTTGGGCAGTCTTCGAGAAGGCGGAACCGGACCTCGCGGCGGCCGTCCAGGCCCGCTTCGCGCAGTACCCGCACCACGTCCTGGCCACCCTGCGCAAGGACGGCTCCCCGCGGGTGACCGGCCTGAACGTCGACATCCGGGGCGGCGAGCTGTGGCTGGGGATGATGGCCGGCTCGATGAAGGCCAGAGACCTCCAGCGCGACCCGCGCTTCGCCCTGCACACCAATCCGGGCGAGGGCGAGACCATGCCGGACGGGGACGTACGGATCTCCGGGCGCGCGGTGGAGCTCGTGGACCCGCCCGAACTCCACCGGTACGCGGAGGAGACGGAGACCCCGCACCCCTTCCACCTCTTCTACGCCGACCTCACGGAGGTCGTCCACATCGGCATCGAGGGCGACGACCTGGTGGTGCGGACCTGGCTGCCGGACCACAGCCTGCGCACCCAGCGCCGGGGAACCGACGACGAACCACCGCGCGAGGACCCGGCGCCGGAGGACGAGCCGGGCGGCGGGGGCCTGCCCCGGAGCGGCGCGGCCCCCGGTGCGTAG
- a CDS encoding VWA domain-containing protein, with translation MTSSAISLRKVEESAPALVKLYKTAGVSLRTYGLEGGRAAVYLVLDYSGSMRPYYQDGSVQALADRVLGLSAHLDDDGRVPVVFFSTEVDAVEEISLAGHEGRVTEIASRLGHMGKTAYHAAMDAVIDHYLDSGATAPALVVFQTDGGPINKPLAEKYLCKAARLPLFWQFVGFGNTRSTQFDFLRRLDELPVPARRPVDNAGYFHAGPDPRTVPDGELYDRLVREFPAWLAAARGAGIVRA, from the coding sequence ATGACGAGCAGCGCCATCAGCCTCCGCAAGGTCGAGGAGTCGGCTCCGGCCCTCGTGAAGCTCTACAAGACGGCCGGGGTGTCCCTGCGCACGTACGGCCTGGAGGGCGGACGCGCCGCCGTCTACCTGGTCCTGGACTACTCGGGGTCGATGCGCCCCTACTATCAGGACGGCAGCGTGCAGGCCCTCGCCGACCGCGTGCTGGGGCTGTCCGCGCACCTGGACGACGACGGCCGCGTGCCGGTGGTCTTCTTCTCCACCGAGGTCGACGCGGTCGAGGAGATCTCCCTGGCCGGGCACGAGGGCCGGGTCACCGAGATAGCCTCCCGCCTGGGCCACATGGGCAAGACGGCCTATCACGCGGCGATGGACGCGGTGATCGACCACTACCTCGACTCCGGCGCGACGGCCCCCGCCCTCGTCGTCTTCCAGACCGACGGCGGGCCGATCAACAAGCCCCTGGCCGAGAAGTACCTGTGCAAGGCGGCCCGGCTGCCGCTCTTCTGGCAGTTCGTCGGCTTCGGCAACACCCGCAGCACCCAGTTCGACTTCCTGCGCCGGCTGGACGAGCTGCCCGTGCCCGCCCGACGGCCCGTGGACAACGCCGGCTACTTCCACGCGGGCCCGGACCCGCGCACCGTGCCGGACGGCGAACTGTACGACCGCCTCGTCAGGGAGTTCCCGGCCTGGCTGGCGGCGGCACGCGGTGCGGGCATCGTGCGCGCCTGA
- a CDS encoding class I SAM-dependent methyltransferase — MTTRARSFDAAAASYAAHRPGYPPALFDAVEELAGRPLAGARVADVGAGTGIATAVLHERGADVLAVEPGDGMAAQLRRAHPGIPVVRGDGDRLPLATAAFDLLTYAQAWHWTDPARSVPEARRVLRPGGALALWWNDPDLTVPWIAEQEARLAAFFGAAGGQGFRTLPRGFGGFTSRTVRWSRRIPLDAHLANLASHSAFLMLGEAGTRDYFAAERELLAPLFPDGTVEENYVVGLHVSRV, encoded by the coding sequence ATGACGACACGTGCCCGTTCCTTCGACGCCGCTGCCGCTTCCTACGCCGCCCACCGCCCCGGCTACCCGCCGGCCCTCTTCGACGCCGTCGAGGAGCTCGCCGGGCGCCCGCTCGCCGGGGCGCGCGTGGCCGACGTGGGCGCGGGCACCGGGATCGCCACCGCCGTGCTGCACGAGCGGGGCGCCGACGTCCTCGCCGTGGAGCCCGGGGACGGGATGGCCGCGCAGCTGCGCCGGGCGCATCCCGGGATCCCGGTCGTACGCGGGGACGGGGACCGGCTTCCGCTGGCCACCGCCGCGTTCGACCTCCTGACCTACGCCCAGGCCTGGCACTGGACCGACCCGGCCCGCTCCGTCCCCGAGGCCCGCCGCGTCCTGCGCCCGGGCGGCGCGCTCGCCCTCTGGTGGAACGACCCGGACCTCACCGTGCCCTGGATCGCCGAGCAGGAGGCCCGGCTGGCGGCGTTCTTCGGGGCGGCCGGCGGGCAGGGCTTCCGTACCCTGCCCCGCGGCTTCGGCGGGTTCACCTCCCGCACCGTGCGCTGGTCCCGGCGCATCCCGCTGGACGCGCACCTCGCCAACCTGGCCAGCCACTCCGCCTTCCTGATGCTGGGCGAGGCCGGCACCCGCGACTACTTCGCGGCGGAACGGGAGCTGCTGGCCCCGCTCTTCCCCGACGGCACGGTCGAGGAGAACTACGTGGTCGGACTCCACGTCAGCCGGGTGTGA
- a CDS encoding acyl-CoA dehydrogenase family protein — translation MRFLPTDEQSDFARTLRSLLGSARVPATVRAWADGAYAPGLALRSRLAATGLFALAAPEAYEGAGLLPAELSLGFVELGRAGMPGPVVESAAASVLLSELGDEKLAERFLPGLVAGEAWATLTLPDGGPYALDADAATYCFTVSAAGELRLAAPAPGEVLRSTDPARRLSRPTAAGGTLLAAGPAVARAAGAAGRWARLLTAAQCLGVGEALLERTVGYVRQRTQFGVPVGSFQAVKHRLADTLLALEFARPLLWAAALSLAPGDVAAAKLRCGEAAYRAAMTALQLHGAVGYTEELDLSLWLRKARPLRDAWGTPSACRAEVLRSVTPG, via the coding sequence ATGCGCTTCCTGCCGACCGACGAGCAGTCGGACTTCGCCCGCACCCTGCGCTCCCTGCTGGGCTCGGCCCGGGTTCCGGCGACGGTACGGGCCTGGGCGGACGGCGCGTACGCGCCCGGGCTGGCGCTGCGCTCCCGGCTCGCGGCGACGGGCCTGTTCGCGCTGGCCGCCCCCGAGGCCTACGAGGGGGCCGGCCTGCTCCCGGCGGAGCTCTCGCTGGGCTTCGTGGAGCTGGGCCGGGCCGGGATGCCGGGGCCGGTGGTGGAGAGCGCCGCCGCGTCGGTGCTGCTGTCGGAACTGGGGGACGAAAAGCTCGCCGAGCGGTTCCTGCCCGGCCTGGTCGCGGGTGAGGCCTGGGCCACCCTGACGCTGCCGGACGGCGGGCCGTACGCCCTGGACGCGGACGCGGCCACGTACTGCTTCACCGTGTCGGCGGCCGGCGAGCTGCGGCTGGCCGCCCCCGCGCCGGGGGAAGTCCTGCGGTCGACGGACCCGGCGCGGCGGCTGTCGCGCCCCACGGCGGCCGGGGGCACACTCCTGGCCGCGGGGCCGGCTGTGGCGCGCGCGGCCGGGGCGGCCGGGCGCTGGGCCCGGCTGCTGACGGCGGCCCAGTGCCTGGGCGTGGGCGAGGCACTGCTGGAGCGGACGGTCGGATACGTCCGGCAGCGCACGCAGTTCGGGGTGCCGGTCGGCTCCTTCCAGGCGGTCAAGCACCGGCTGGCCGACACCCTCCTGGCCCTGGAGTTCGCCCGCCCGCTGCTGTGGGCGGCGGCGCTGTCGCTCGCCCCCGGCGACGTGGCGGCGGCGAAGCTGCGGTGCGGAGAGGCGGCGTACCGGGCGGCCATGACAGCCCTCCAGCTCCACGGCGCGGTCGGCTACACCGAGGAGCTGGACCTGTCGCTGTGGCTGCGCAAGGCACGCCCGCTGCGGGACGCCTGGGGCACGCCGTCGGCGTGCCGGGCGGAGGTGCTGCGGTCGGTCACACCCGGCTGA
- a CDS encoding acyl-CoA dehydrogenase family protein: MDLTQTAGVEAFRAEARAWLADHVPASPLPSLETREGFAAHREWEARLHADRWAVVSWPEEYGGRGVDLVRWLVFEEEYWAVGAPGRVSQNGISLLAPTLFDHATAEQRARVLPPMASGEVVWAQAWSEPESGSDLASLTSRAVRTEGGWLLSGQKTWSSRAAFADRAFGIFRTDPDTPKPHQGLTYLMFDLRAPGVTVRPIGRLDGKPAFAELFLDEVFVPDEDVIGEPGQGWRIAMSTTGSERGLTLRSPGRFLAAADRLAALWRAQGDPADTALRDRVADAVVGARAYELFTWAGASRFAAGGAVGAESSLNKVFWSEYDIALHETALDLLGADAELADGEWAEPWVFSLAGPIYAGTNEIQRDIIAERLLGLPKGRR; the protein is encoded by the coding sequence ATGGACCTGACCCAGACGGCCGGAGTGGAGGCCTTCCGGGCCGAAGCGCGCGCCTGGCTGGCCGACCACGTACCCGCCTCCCCCCTGCCCTCGCTGGAGACCCGGGAGGGCTTCGCCGCGCACCGGGAGTGGGAGGCCCGGCTGCACGCGGACCGCTGGGCGGTGGTGTCCTGGCCCGAGGAGTACGGCGGCCGGGGCGTCGACCTGGTGAGGTGGCTGGTCTTCGAGGAGGAGTACTGGGCGGTCGGCGCGCCGGGCCGGGTCTCGCAGAACGGCATCAGCCTCCTCGCGCCGACGCTCTTCGACCATGCGACGGCCGAACAGCGGGCCCGCGTACTGCCGCCGATGGCGAGCGGCGAGGTGGTCTGGGCGCAGGCCTGGTCGGAGCCGGAGTCGGGCTCCGACCTGGCCTCGCTGACGTCGCGTGCGGTCCGCACCGAGGGCGGCTGGCTGCTGTCCGGGCAGAAGACCTGGTCCTCGCGGGCGGCCTTCGCGGACCGGGCCTTCGGTATCTTCCGCACCGACCCGGACACCCCGAAACCGCACCAGGGGCTGACGTACCTGATGTTCGACCTGCGGGCGCCGGGGGTCACGGTGCGGCCGATCGGCCGTCTCGACGGCAAGCCGGCCTTCGCGGAACTCTTCCTGGACGAGGTCTTCGTCCCGGACGAGGACGTGATCGGGGAGCCCGGGCAGGGCTGGCGGATCGCGATGTCCACCACCGGCAGCGAACGCGGGCTGACCCTGCGCTCCCCCGGCCGGTTCCTCGCGGCGGCGGACCGGCTGGCCGCGCTGTGGCGCGCGCAGGGGGACCCGGCCGACACGGCGCTGCGCGACCGGGTGGCCGACGCGGTGGTCGGGGCGCGCGCCTACGAGCTGTTCACCTGGGCCGGCGCCTCCCGGTTCGCCGCGGGCGGGGCCGTCGGCGCCGAGTCCAGCCTGAACAAGGTGTTCTGGTCGGAGTACGACATCGCCCTGCACGAGACGGCACTGGACCTGCTGGGTGCGGACGCCGAGCTCGCGGACGGGGAGTGGGCCGAGCCGTGGGTCTTCTCGCTGGCCGGGCCGATCTACGCCGGGACCAACGAGATCCAGCGCGACATCATCGCCGAGCGGCTGCTCGGCCTGCCGAAGGGCCGCCGCTGA
- a CDS encoding SDR family oxidoreductase: protein MNEPRYTAGHHLLHGRTAVITAAAGAGIGGATARRFLEEGARIVIGDAHVRRLKETEDALMAEFGAGRITSLPCDVTDEDQVRALFAHAEQAHGRLDIVVNNAGLGGTAALADMTDEQWNRVLDVTLNGTFRCTRAALRSFRATGTGGVVVNNASVVGWRAQTGQAHYAAAKAGVMALTRCAALEAAEFGVRVNAVAPSLAMHPHLVKVTSGELLAELTAREAFGRHAEPWEVANVIVFLASGYASYMTGETVSVSSQRA, encoded by the coding sequence ATGAACGAGCCCCGGTACACCGCCGGCCACCACTTGCTGCACGGCCGCACCGCCGTCATCACCGCCGCCGCCGGTGCCGGCATCGGCGGGGCCACCGCCCGCCGCTTCCTGGAGGAGGGCGCCCGCATCGTCATCGGAGACGCCCACGTCCGCCGGCTCAAGGAGACCGAGGACGCGCTCATGGCCGAGTTCGGTGCCGGCCGCATCACCTCCCTGCCCTGCGACGTCACCGACGAGGACCAGGTCCGAGCCCTGTTCGCCCACGCCGAACAGGCCCACGGCCGCCTCGACATCGTCGTCAACAACGCCGGGCTCGGCGGCACCGCGGCCCTCGCCGACATGACCGACGAGCAGTGGAACCGCGTCCTCGACGTCACCCTGAACGGCACCTTCCGCTGCACCCGGGCCGCCCTGCGCTCCTTCAGGGCCACCGGCACGGGCGGAGTCGTCGTCAACAACGCCTCCGTCGTCGGCTGGCGCGCCCAGACGGGCCAGGCCCACTACGCCGCGGCCAAGGCCGGGGTCATGGCGCTCACCCGCTGCGCGGCCCTGGAGGCCGCGGAGTTCGGTGTACGCGTCAACGCGGTCGCCCCGAGCCTGGCCATGCACCCGCACCTGGTGAAGGTCACCAGCGGGGAACTCCTGGCCGAACTCACCGCCCGCGAGGCCTTCGGCCGCCACGCCGAGCCCTGGGAGGTCGCCAACGTCATCGTGTTCCTGGCCAGCGGCTACGCGTCGTACATGACGGGCGAAACCGTCTCCGTCAGCAGCCAGCGCGCCTAG
- a CDS encoding TetR/AcrR family transcriptional regulator produces the protein MTPSPERRRELLDTAAEVFAAQGYDATTVRKIADAAGMLAGSLYYHFDSKESMLDEILSAFLTELWDGYDAVLAAGLGPRETIEALVTESFREIDRHRAAVAIYQKEARTLSAQPRFHYLSDSQQKFEKAWLGTLERGVAAQVFRADLDIRLTYRFVRDTVWVAASWYRPGGQHSPEEIARQYLSMVLDGIALRPT, from the coding sequence GTGACGCCCTCGCCCGAGCGGCGCCGCGAACTCCTCGACACCGCCGCCGAGGTCTTCGCCGCACAGGGCTACGACGCCACCACCGTCCGCAAGATCGCCGACGCCGCCGGGATGCTCGCCGGCAGCCTCTACTACCACTTCGATTCCAAGGAATCGATGCTCGACGAGATCCTCTCCGCCTTCCTGACCGAGCTGTGGGACGGGTACGACGCCGTCCTCGCCGCCGGACTCGGCCCCAGGGAGACCATCGAGGCCCTCGTCACCGAGTCCTTCCGCGAGATCGACCGGCACCGCGCCGCCGTCGCGATCTACCAGAAGGAAGCCCGCACCCTCTCCGCCCAGCCCCGGTTCCACTACCTGTCCGACTCACAGCAGAAGTTCGAGAAGGCCTGGCTGGGGACGCTGGAACGAGGAGTCGCCGCCCAGGTCTTCCGGGCCGACCTCGACATCCGCCTCACCTACCGCTTCGTGCGCGACACGGTGTGGGTGGCGGCGTCCTGGTACCGGCCGGGCGGACAGCACAGCCCCGAAGAGATCGCCCGCCAGTACCTGTCGATGGTCCTGGACGGGATCGCCCTGCGCCCCACCTGA
- a CDS encoding acetyl-CoA C-acetyltransferase, with the protein MPEAYIVDAVRTPVGRRGGGLSAVHPADLGAHVLRELVGRSGVDPAAVEDVVFGCLDTVGPQAGDIARTAWLAAGLPEEVPGVTVDRQCGSSQQAVHFAAQGVLSGTQDLVVAGGTQNMSMIPIAFASRQAAEPLGLTEGPYAGSEGWRARYGDAPVNQFHGAQLIARKWGISRSDMEEYALRSHRRAVRAVDEGRFEREIAPYGDVAADEGPRRDTTLEKMAALKPVVEGGTITAAVSSQVSDGAAALLIASGRALHEHGLRPRARIHHLSVRGEDPVRMLSAPIPATAYALKKTGMSLADIDLVEINEAFAPVVLAWLKETGADPERVNVNGGAIALGHPLGATGVRLMTTLLHELERTGGRFGLQTMCEGGGQANVTIIERL; encoded by the coding sequence ATGCCCGAGGCCTACATAGTCGACGCCGTACGCACCCCCGTCGGGCGGCGCGGCGGGGGCCTGTCCGCCGTCCACCCGGCCGACCTCGGCGCGCACGTCCTCAGGGAGCTCGTCGGACGGTCCGGGGTGGACCCGGCCGCCGTGGAGGACGTGGTCTTCGGCTGCCTCGACACGGTCGGCCCGCAGGCCGGGGACATCGCACGCACCGCGTGGCTCGCCGCCGGCCTGCCCGAGGAGGTGCCCGGGGTCACCGTCGACCGCCAGTGCGGCTCCTCCCAGCAGGCGGTGCACTTCGCCGCTCAGGGCGTGCTCTCCGGCACCCAGGACCTCGTGGTCGCCGGCGGCACCCAGAACATGTCGATGATCCCGATAGCCTTCGCCTCCCGGCAGGCCGCCGAACCCCTCGGCCTCACGGAAGGCCCCTACGCCGGCTCGGAAGGCTGGCGCGCCCGGTACGGCGACGCCCCGGTCAACCAGTTCCACGGCGCGCAGCTGATCGCGCGGAAGTGGGGCATCTCGCGCTCCGACATGGAGGAGTACGCGCTCCGCTCCCACCGGCGGGCCGTGCGGGCCGTCGACGAGGGGCGCTTCGAACGCGAGATCGCACCCTACGGGGACGTGGCCGCGGACGAGGGGCCGCGCAGGGACACCACCCTGGAGAAGATGGCCGCCCTCAAGCCCGTCGTCGAGGGCGGGACCATCACCGCCGCGGTCTCCTCCCAGGTCTCCGACGGCGCCGCCGCCCTGCTGATCGCCTCCGGGCGGGCGCTGCACGAACACGGCCTGCGGCCGCGTGCCCGCATCCACCACCTCTCGGTGCGCGGCGAGGACCCCGTCCGCATGCTCTCCGCGCCCATCCCGGCGACGGCGTACGCGCTGAAGAAGACCGGCATGTCGCTGGCCGACATCGACCTGGTCGAGATCAACGAGGCGTTCGCCCCGGTGGTGCTGGCCTGGCTGAAGGAGACCGGGGCCGATCCGGAGCGCGTCAACGTCAACGGGGGGGCCATCGCCCTGGGCCACCCGCTGGGCGCGACCGGGGTCAGGCTGATGACCACCCTCCTGCACGAACTGGAGCGCACCGGCGGCCGGTTCGGCCTCCAGACCATGTGCGAGGGCGGCGGCCAGGCCAACGTGACGATCATCGAACGGCTGTAG
- a CDS encoding cold-shock protein, which produces MALGTVKWFNSEKGFGFIEQDGGGPDVFAHYSNIATQGFRELTEGQRVSFDVTQGQKGPQAENIIPA; this is translated from the coding sequence ATGGCACTTGGCACCGTGAAGTGGTTCAACTCGGAAAAGGGCTTCGGCTTCATCGAGCAGGACGGCGGCGGCCCGGACGTCTTCGCCCACTACTCGAACATCGCCACCCAGGGCTTCCGTGAGCTCACCGAGGGCCAGCGCGTGTCCTTCGACGTGACGCAGGGCCAGAAGGGCCCCCAGGCGGAGAACATCATCCCCGCCTAA
- a CDS encoding DEAD/DEAH box helicase, protein MTSSSSARPSRRPARGRGAAQGRPKTGAGRQKSAPPAPRPQEFTMPEPTVPALPPVAAFEDMDMPEALLKTLAAQGVTEPFPIQAATLPNSLAGRDLLGRGRTGSGKTLAFGLALLARTAGRRAEPRAPLAMVLVPTRELAQQVTDSLAPYATAVNLRIATVVGGMSINRQAGALRRGAEVLVATPGRLKDLIDRGDADLSQVSITVLDEADQMTDMGFMPQVTALLKQVRPEGQTMLFSATLDKNIDKLVKMFLSDPVGHSVDPSAGAVTTMEHHVLYVMDETDKKAVATRIAARDGRVIMFVDTKRGVDRMVKKLLADGVRASGLHGGRSQPQRNRTLDWFKTGEVTALIATNVAARGIHIDDLDLVVNVDPPTDHKDYLHRGGRTARAGESGSVVTLVLPDQKRDMTRLMSDAGITPRTAQIKSSDEELARLTGAKEPSGIPVVLEVPQQPAPKARSGSGSGSGSGSRRRSGGPRTGTATGGAPAAAGRGRRSGGGSGQAPAASGSGQGRRGGQGGSAGGSGAGAGAAAASARSRVGTGGQGRRRTG, encoded by the coding sequence ATGACCAGCTCCAGCTCCGCACGTCCCAGCCGCCGCCCCGCCCGGGGACGAGGAGCGGCCCAGGGGCGTCCGAAGACTGGTGCGGGACGGCAGAAGTCCGCCCCGCCCGCACCCCGGCCCCAGGAATTCACCATGCCCGAGCCGACCGTCCCGGCACTGCCGCCGGTCGCCGCGTTCGAGGACATGGACATGCCCGAGGCGCTGCTGAAGACCCTCGCGGCCCAGGGCGTCACCGAGCCGTTCCCCATCCAGGCGGCGACCCTCCCGAACTCCCTCGCCGGCCGTGACCTGCTCGGCCGCGGTCGCACCGGCTCCGGCAAGACCCTCGCCTTCGGCCTGGCGCTGCTGGCCCGTACCGCCGGCCGCCGCGCGGAGCCGAGGGCGCCGCTCGCGATGGTCCTCGTACCGACCCGCGAGCTCGCGCAGCAGGTGACCGACTCCCTGGCTCCGTACGCCACGGCCGTCAACCTGCGCATCGCCACCGTCGTCGGCGGCATGTCGATCAACCGGCAGGCGGGCGCCCTGCGCCGCGGCGCCGAGGTGCTCGTCGCCACCCCCGGCCGCCTGAAGGACCTCATCGACCGCGGCGACGCGGACCTGTCGCAGGTGTCGATCACGGTCCTCGACGAGGCCGACCAGATGACCGACATGGGCTTCATGCCGCAGGTCACCGCGCTGCTCAAGCAGGTCCGGCCCGAGGGCCAGACCATGCTCTTCTCGGCGACCCTCGACAAGAACATCGACAAGCTGGTCAAGATGTTCCTGAGCGACCCGGTCGGCCACTCCGTCGACCCCTCGGCCGGTGCGGTCACCACCATGGAGCACCACGTCCTGTACGTCATGGACGAGACCGACAAGAAGGCCGTGGCGACGCGCATAGCCGCTCGCGACGGCCGGGTGATCATGTTCGTGGACACCAAGCGCGGCGTGGACCGCATGGTCAAGAAGCTCCTGGCGGACGGTGTGCGCGCCTCCGGCCTGCACGGCGGCCGCTCGCAGCCGCAGCGCAACCGCACCCTGGACTGGTTCAAGACGGGCGAGGTCACCGCGCTGATCGCCACCAACGTGGCGGCCCGCGGCATCCACATCGACGACCTCGACCTGGTCGTCAACGTGGACCCGCCCACCGACCACAAGGACTACCTGCACCGCGGCGGCCGCACCGCGCGCGCCGGCGAGTCCGGCAGCGTGGTCACCCTGGTGCTGCCCGACCAGAAGCGGGACATGACCCGGCTCATGTCGGACGCCGGGATCACCCCGCGCACCGCGCAGATCAAGTCCTCCGACGAGGAGCTGGCCCGGCTGACCGGCGCCAAGGAGCCCTCGGGCATCCCGGTGGTGCTGGAGGTGCCGCAGCAGCCCGCGCCGAAGGCGCGCAGCGGCTCCGGCTCCGGCTCCGGTTCCGGCTCGCGCCGCCGCTCGGGCGGCCCCCGCACCGGCACCGCTACCGGCGGCGCCCCGGCGGCCGCGGGCCGGGGCCGCCGCTCCGGCGGCGGGTCCGGGCAGGCCCCGGCCGCGTCCGGCTCGGGCCAGGGCCGTCGCGGCGGCCAGGGCGGCTCGGCCGGCGGCTCCGGCGCCGGAGCCGGAGCCGCGGCGGCCTCCGCGCGCAGTCGGGTCGGCACCGGCGGCCAGGGCCGCCGCCGCACCGGCTGA